In the genome of Candidatus Hydrogenedentota bacterium, the window CCAAACCGGAGGACGCCGCCCAGACCCTCGCCAACGCCGGCCAGTTTGAAGAGGCCGCCCCCCTCTACCGCGCCCTGCACGAGAAGGACGGCGCCGCCAAGAGCTTCATGATGCTCACCCTGTCCCTCTCGCGCGGCGGACGCCCCGAAGAGGCCGCCGAACTCCTCCGCGAACGCCTCGACCGGCCGGACCTCCCCGAGGCCGAACGCGCCATGCTGCTCGACCGCCACCGCGACGTGCTCATGCGCCTGCGCGCGTGGGACGCGCTGGACCCCGTGCTGGACACCCTGGTGGACCGCGAGGAGGACCCCGGCGCCCGCGCCGACCGAGAGACCCTCCGCGACTGCCTGCGCGACCCGGCCCTGCGCGACGCCGCCGCCGACGCCCTTCTCGAAAACGACTACTGCCGCCGCCGCATCCTCCTGGAGACCCTGCGCCGCGCCCACCCGGACAACGCCGCCGTGCGGCGGCTCTGGCTCATGCGCGGGTTCAGCCTCGACTACGCCGGCCCCGCGGAGGAGCGCAATGCCCGCATTCGGGAGGCGCTGGCCCTTTTCGCCGCCGACCCCGCCGACCGCCGCCTCCTCGCGCCGCACCTGTCCGACGTCCTCGGCCGCCTCCTCGACGACCGCCAGCACGCCGCCGCCCGCGAGGTCTGCGCCGCCCTCCAGTCCGGCGCCGAAGACCCCATCGAGCGCGCCAAACTCGCCCGCTTCACCAGCCGCCTCGACTTCGAGGAGTCCGCCGAAGGCGCCGCCGCCGCCGCCCCGCGCTGACCCGGGGAAGTCGCGCCCGCACCGCCGGTGGGCCTTGAAAGGAGAGGGCGCGGCAAGCAGCGCCCCTACCTGCCCATCCCTTGGGCACACGCGAAGATGCCGGGCCCGCCTCCCGTAGGGGCGCTGCTTGCTGCGCCCGGGCGCGGACACGAAGGCCGCCGCCTATCCGGGGATTCGGGGCGTGTCCCGCCCGCAACGGCGCCCTCCGCGGCACGCCCGGCCCCGCACCGCCCCTGCTTGCCCGTCCCTTGGGCACACGCGAAGATGCCGGGCCCGCCTCCCGTAGGGGCGCTGCTTGCTGCGCCCGGGCGCGGACACGAAGGCCGCCGCCTATCCGGCGATTCGGGGCGTGTCCCGCCCGCAACGGCGCCCTCCGCGGCACGCCCGGCCCCGCGCCGCCCCTGCTTGCCCGTCCCTTGGGCACACGCGAAGATGCCGGGCCCGCCTCCCGTGGGGGCGCTGCTTGCTGCGCCCGGGCGCGGACACGAAGGCCGTCGCCTATCCGGCGATTCGGGGCGTGTCCCGCCCGCAACGGCGCCCTCCGCGGCACGCCCGGCCCCGCGCCGCCCCTGCGTGAAAAAGCCCCCGAAGTTTCCGTTTTTCGGAAACTCTCCGCGCTACACTGTGTCCTGTCGGGGGCGGTGCCCGGGGCCCGGCGCCCCCCGCCGCCCGGCGCTCTCCGGTGAGAGGCGGCTTTCACAGAGGCCGTTTTTTTGGGCGGATGGTATCCCCGCCCTCCGGGGCTGCCGCGAATGGGGGTTCGCGGCAGCCCCACTCCCTGGGGCATTCCAAAATGAACCGCCGCCGCTCTCGTATGTGCGGGTTCCGCCTCCCCGGAGGGGAAGAAGGCACATGGCCGGAGGTGACCGAAGGGAACCTCCGGACAGAGGCCCGAAAGACCACAACCCCTAAGGGATTGAATGTGAACGCCCCGCCAATAGGCATTTAGACGACGGCCGGAACCTCGAAGGACACGCGAAACCAGCCACAGCGCTTCTTTGTCTGTCCTAGAAAAAGCCCTCGCGGCGGGTGGTGGACCCCGGCCGGCTCTTGCGCGCGTAGGAATCGTAGGTCTCCGAGAACTCCGTCTCCGTGTCGTTGAAGGCGTCCACCACCGCCGGGTCGAAATCCTTTCCCGCGCCCTCGCGCAGCATGCGGGCGACCTCGTCGTGGGGCATGGCCGCCTTGTAGGGGCGCTTGGTGCGCAGGGCGTCGTACACGTCCGCGACGGCCATGATCCGCGCGCTCAGGGGGATGTCCTCCCCCTTGAGCCCGTCGGGATAGCCGTTGCCGTTCCACCGCTCGTGGTGGGACCGCGCGATGGCGATGCCCATGTTGATGAAGGTGTTGTGCGGGTAGTGCCGGTGCGCCGCCTGCAGCGTCCGCGCCCCGATGGCCGTGTGGGTCTTGATCATCTCGAACTCCGCAGACGTGAGCCGGTCCGGCTTGAGCAGGATCCGGTCGGGGATCCCCACCTTCCCCACGTCGTGGAGGACCGAGGCGTTGAAAACGTCGGCGACATAGTCCTCGTCTATGCTGCCCCCGTAGCGGGCCGTCTTGCGCAGCTGCTCGCAGAGGATTTTGCAGAAGGTCCGCGTCCGCTCGATGTGGTAGCCCGTCTCGTCGTCCCGCGACTCCGCGAGCTTCGACAGGGCGGTGATGGTGGCGAGCTGGGACTCCGTGATCTCGCGCACCTTCTCCCCCACGAGCCTCTCGAGGCCCGAGCGGTGCCCCTCCAGCTCCCGCAGGGCCTTGCGGAGGAGCAGGTGGGTCTTGACCCGCGCGTGAACCTCCTCAAACTGGAACGGCTTGGTGACGTAGTCCATCCCCCCGACCTCGAAGGCCTTGACCTTGTTCTTCACGTCCGTGAGGGCGCTGAGGAAGAGGACGGGCACGTCCCGGAGGGCCTCGCACGACCGCATGCGGCGGCACACCTCGTAGCCGTCCATGTCGGGCATGAGGATGTCCAGCATGACCAGGTCGGGCACCACCTTCTCGGCGGCCTTGAGCATCATGGCGCCGGAGGGGAACATGCGGACATCATAGCCCTCCCCCTCCAGCATGCTCTCCAGGAGCTTCAGGTTCTCCGCCGTGTCGTCCACGACCATGATCGTCTGCTTGTCGGCCTGTTCAGGCATGCTCGCTTTCCTCTCTTTTTGTCAGCGTGAGGATTTGTCCATATTCATACCGGACGGCAAGGGTGCGCAGGGCGCGCCCCGCCTCCCCGTCCAGCGCCTCCACCCCGAGAATCGCCTCGTTCAAATGCCGGGCGTTCCCCTCCTCCACCGCCTTCCGCACCGCGAGAATGACCTCCCAGGGAAGGGGGGCGAAAAGGGCGGCGCTGGGCGGCGCCTCGGCGGCCTCCTCCCCGGCGCCCCCCTCCTCGAAGACGTATTCCAGGCCGAGCAGGCGTCCGAGAAGGCTGAAAAGCGTCTCGGGCGGGAAGGGCTTGGCAAGAAACCCGGAGGCGCCCGCGGCCAGGGCCTCCGCCTCCCGCGCCTCGTTCACGCTGGCCGTGACCGCCACAATGGGCACCCGCGCCCCCGCGTCCCCCGACGCCCGTATCTGGAGGATCGCCTCAAACCCGTTCATTCCCGGCATGCGCAGGTCCATCAGCACGGCCGCCGGGGCGCACCGGCCAAACATGTCCACCCCTTCCGCCCCGTCCCGCGCCTCCAGCACCTCAAAACCGGCGGGGGCGAGCAGTTCGTGCAGGAACTCCCGGTTCTCCTGGCTGTCGTCCACCGTCAGGATGCGGGGGGGGGGGCCGCTTCCGGCGAGGCGCGCCACATGGCCCTGCCGGAACGACGAAACGGCCGTGTCGGGGTCGGCGCGCCGCAGGGCCACCCAGAACCGGAAGGAACAGCCCAGACCCGGGCGGTTGGCCGCCGTGAGTTCGCCGCCCAGCATGCGGACCAGCCGGCGGCTGATGGCCAGCCCCAGGCCGGTGCCGCCCGCCCGGCGTCCGGCGGATCCCTGCTCGAATTCCGCGAATATCGCCTTGAGGTCCTCCGGGGAAAGCCCGGGGCCCGTGTCCTCCACCTCGAAGAAAACCCGAACGGGGTCCACATCCGGCCCCGCGCCGTCGCAGTTCACGCGCAGCGTCGCGCCGCCCTCGGCGGTGAACTTGACGGCGTTCCCCAGCAGGTTGGTGAGCACCTGCCGCAGCCGCGCCTCATCCCCCCGCACATGGTCGGGCACCCCCTCGGCGGTGTCCAGCTTGAGCCACAGGCCCTTGGCCTCGGCGCGGGGCTCAAACACGGTGTGTATGTCCTCCACCAGGCCGCGCAGGGAGAAGGGGGCCTCGTCAAGCGCGGCAAACCCCGCCTCCAGCTTGGAGAAGTCCAGAATGTCGTTGATCAGCTTGAGCAGGTGCCTGCCGGAATTCTCCATCGTGCGCAGGATGTCCCGCTGGCGGGGCGTCGTGGCGGCGTCCTTCTGCAGGACGTAGGTGAACCCGATGATCGCGTTGAGGGGCGTGCGGATTTCGTGGCTCATGTTCGCCAGGAACACCGTCTTGGTGCGCGCGCGCTCCTCCGCGGCCGTCTGCGCGATCCGGGCCTCCTCCACCTGCATCCGGTCCGTGATGTCCTCCATCACCAGCGCCACGCACGGCGCGCCGACGCCCGGCAGGATGTGCGGGATGGCGCTCACACGCATGATGCGCAGGCCCTGCG includes:
- a CDS encoding response regulator gives rise to the protein MPEQADKQTIMVVDDTAENLKLLESMLEGEGYDVRMFPSGAMMLKAAEKVVPDLVMLDILMPDMDGYEVCRRMRSCEALRDVPVLFLSALTDVKNKVKAFEVGGMDYVTKPFQFEEVHARVKTHLLLRKALRELEGHRSGLERLVGEKVREITESQLATITALSKLAESRDDETGYHIERTRTFCKILCEQLRKTARYGGSIDEDYVADVFNASVLHDVGKVGIPDRILLKPDRLTSAEFEMIKTHTAIGARTLQAAHRHYPHNTFINMGIAIARSHHERWNGNGYPDGLKGEDIPLSARIMAVADVYDALRTKRPYKAAMPHDEVARMLREGAGKDFDPAVVDAFNDTETEFSETYDSYARKSRPGSTTRREGFF
- a CDS encoding response regulator, whose amino-acid sequence is MPYALCVFVGGASLVGWQYLHEIQRGREEARFREYSDLLVQETTIRVRETVYLAKSFAGLMMGLEDATDARLWSAYYAYRGVRENYPWITVISYCPHVPADEVDAYVGRVRDGGLPGYAVYPDGARDYHAPVKFIEPLEANAAALGYDVASDPVRKACMEAARETGEASMSPLLTLCLTPPVRGVFLSVPVYAAAAPVQTEAARRGAIRGYVNVGISSRGLMEGRAPETAALVDYAIYDGEATTPETLIYASSGMIRSRTPLFSRTRIISAYGRPWTISLSTTPLFESRVGQSSFRVVLLSGGLTALLILLVLLQEDKVRKKAQNLAGEMTAALRVGEERYRALTESLPVGVALLGPGMEVLASNAALRTWYPAVKSGDVSLCYKVLHLPPLRGVCAGCRPEQALDDGVPRVWEEERLTAQGLRIMRVSAIPHILPGVGAPCVALVMEDITDRMQVEEARIAQTAAEERARTKTVFLANMSHEIRTPLNAIIGFTYVLQKDAATTPRQRDILRTMENSGRHLLKLINDILDFSKLEAGFAALDEAPFSLRGLVEDIHTVFEPRAEAKGLWLKLDTAEGVPDHVRGDEARLRQVLTNLLGNAVKFTAEGGATLRVNCDGAGPDVDPVRVFFEVEDTGPGLSPEDLKAIFAEFEQGSAGRRAGGTGLGLAISRRLVRMLGGELTAANRPGLGCSFRFWVALRRADPDTAVSSFRQGHVARLAGSGPPPRILTVDDSQENREFLHELLAPAGFEVLEARDGAEGVDMFGRCAPAAVLMDLRMPGMNGFEAILQIRASGDAGARVPIVAVTASVNEAREAEALAAGASGFLAKPFPPETLFSLLGRLLGLEYVFEEGGAGEEAAEAPPSAALFAPLPWEVILAVRKAVEEGNARHLNEAILGVEALDGEAGRALRTLAVRYEYGQILTLTKREESEHA